Sequence from the Fulvivirga ligni genome:
ATGGCAGTAGGCAGATCATAGCCCTTTGCTCTATCATTATGAAACTTATTCGTGGCTATTTCTCGATAGGCTTCAGAGATCTCGGAGATATCACAAACGTAATTCTGAACATTTTCTATGCTTGCCATATACGCTGCTCTCACGTGATCTCCGGGACATAAAGGTTCAGTTTTAGTGAGTGCTAACCGCTGGTTTTTATCAGTAATATCAATTTCATAATAATGCGGTATATGCAGTGTTATGGGTTTATTCATAGATCGCTCAAAAAGTTATACACCTGGGTCTAATGATAAATATTTTTCCTTTATCAATAGCTATAGCCTATTTTCAAGATTTAAAAGCATTAGTAACTAGCTCGGTATCCATATATTCGTTGATCTGATAGAGCTTCCCATCTCTTAAAAGACAAACCCAACAGTACTTATTTTTATAAGAGTTCTCGGTGACCGTTTCGTTTTGTCCAGACATCTCCACTACCACGTAATCACCATCTGCAATGATATTATGAACCTCTACTTTATATGGTTTCTTTATGGTATCCCTAACATTTTTCCATAGCTCGCCTAGCACCTGTGCCTTACCAACGAAAGACTTAGACCACTGCCCCGAGCCCATCCAATTCCATGTCATCTCTTCCGCCATTATATCTAAAAGTGACTCGTCATTCCCTTGAGATAGCTCAGAGAATACATGAGTCATAAGTTGTTTATTTTGATTAGAAGAAGCCATAAACTGAAAATAATGGATGTTTAGGATAATCGATAATGTTTAAAAAAATAGAATAAAGACCCCCGACTTATCATTCAGTCACCAGTATCATAAGATCTGATCTAACTTAGTCTCTAATTCCAGTTTCTGGGCTCCTTTTTTTCCATGAATTAAATAAACTTCTTTGCCCTTCTCCCTTAACAGCATGTAGGTGCTGCCAGTAGTTGCTTCATATTCATGCTCTCTAAACCTTAAAAACCTAAAATTTTTATTCTGTTTCCATAGGGCATATTCCCTATCTTCCTTAGGCCCAATTTCCGTAAGTGAATAAATGTTATCATCTGTTTCTACTTTAGAAACCAATGTTTCTTTTCGGAAACTTCCACTAAAAAAACACCTATATGACATGGACATAATTACTAGAAAAACTAGTATAAATGCTAGGAATTTACTTCTATTTCTCAAAGCACGTATCAGTGCCATAACTCCTAAAACCACTCCATTTAACAGAAAGACTGCATAGACAATACTATCTATTCTTAAATCGGAGAGGTGAACATAAGGTGCTAATGCAAGGGAAACTACAAATAAGGCTAGTAATATCTTTAAACCTAAGTTCATCCATCAAAATCGTTACTAAGTAATATTTTTAAATTTAAATATAGAAAAAACAAATATTATTAACCTCTAATATTTGTTTCTATGTAAGTTACTCTTCACAAGTTTCACTATTTCCACCATATCTCTGATAACTTTAGCCACCTTTCAAACTCTGAATTAACAAAACACATCATTAAGCACTGTTGATTATGATTTATCAGCCCCCAAACTGCCTCAAATGATGGTCATTATGCTTATAAGCAAAGATGCCGATTTGCTCATTGGTCATTTTTCCAAAGAAGTCGTGGATAAAAGAGTCGTTTGAAAAGTCTTTATAGGCCTTAACCTGCCCTTGCCAAATGGATTGATAAGATATAAGATCACTGGTAGCTTCCTTGACCACAAAAGCCCTACCGGCCGGCATTTTTTTACCGATTGGTTTATCATCTTTGGTGTTGCTTTTCAAAGCTAGTTTACCAAATAGTTTCCCTAAAAACTCTTGTTTATATTCATAGGGTTTGGTGCCAAGCACCCACTCATTCCAAATGGTACAATGCCTGGCCATCTGAGAAACATTCATTTTACCCCATTGAGCCTTGTTGGAAGCCTGTAAAAGAGATATTCGATGGGTCAATTCATCTCTCAATGTAGCGCTAAATATCGTTTTCAACACCAAAATTATTTATGGGTTGTAATGAAAAGTAATTGCCGGAATCATCTTTAAACAAGGCTTCGGTTCCATAGAACTCTTTGGTGGGAGACTTTATGAACTCTACTCCTTTTGCTTTGAGTTCTTCATAGGTGGCATAAACATCGTTACAAGTGAGTACACCACAACCGAACACTCCGCGTTTGATTAGGCTTATCAATTGCTCAGCCACTTCTTTAGGAAACATTTTACTTACTTTAACAGGAAAAAGTACCAACTGAAGATCTGGCTGCTCTGGTGGGGAAACGGTGAGCCATCTTGTGTCAGGCCCCATAGGTATGTCATCTACCACTTTAAAGCCCAGCTTGTTAACGTAAAAATCAAAAGCACTGTCCTGGTCTATCACATGAATATTTGTGATGGTCATTTTGTTTATCATCGTATTATAATTATTGGTTAAACACGATGTAATTTCAGCAATGCTTTACATTTTCTTTTCTTCAAAATTGCTATTCTCCAGCCAACCATGCTGATAGGCATAACAAGACGGAACGAAAGCAAGAGGTTTCTTAGCAATCATCTCCCGCATTTGTTTTTGTGAATTAAAATAAGCGGAGGGCGTCATGCCCACAGTCCTGGAAAAGAGACCACTGAAAGATGATAAACTATCAAAACCAACCAAATGACAAGTATCTGAAACGGAGCAGCCTTTTCTTAACAACTCCTTTGCTTTTTCTATGCGAACGTATTTCAAATATTGATGAGGAGTTTTGCCATAAGCAGATTTAAACAACCTGATAAAATGATACTTTGAAAAGTACGCTTCATCTGAAATATTATCCAGATCTATTTTATCGGCAAAGCGCCTGTCTATAAATAACTTGGCCTGAACGATACGTTGATACAGGTATACTTTTGGATATTCATTCATCTTCCCCTATAAATTGATTCAACGGCCTTTTTGAGAAGATAATTAAATTCCTCCTTCTTTTCCAGCATGGGCATAAGACCATTTGAATATAATGATTCTTTTGATCACTTTCCAGTTTTCAACTGCTATCTCAGCCCACCATCATCTTGGCAAAGCCCACCGTTTCTCTATAAACCTGAGGCGATACCTCAGCATTCTTTTTAAAAAATCGACTGAAATAATATTCGTCATTATAGCCTAATTCATAAGCTATTTCCTTTACCGTTTTTGAGGTGAGGTAGAGTTCTCTTTTGGCTTCAATGATAATTCTCTCGGAGATGAGATCGGTCAGGGTTTTATTAAAATGTCTGCGGGTCAGTTTAGCCAATGCCTTGGTGCTAATAGCCAGCAGATCAGCATATTCACTGGCAGAATGCTTGGACTTGTAATGTTCCTCAATACAGTCTTTCAGGTTTTGAAGTACAAAAGGCTCATCACTTTCTGATGACTCATTGATTATTTCAGGCTGAGACTTAGCCTTTAACCTGGAAGCAGTAATAAGAAATATTTTGAGGTATGAGATCATAAGCTCATAGTGGGCAAGATCTAAACTTTGCAGCTCATTTTCCATCTGGTCCATCTGCATGTTAAAGATTGAAACTGTGGCCTGATCAAGAGGTAGCGCTGGCGGATCATAGATGTTATTAAACAATACACCATGACAGGCCACCTCCTTATGGTGCTTATGAATGCAAAAGAAATCTGGATGAAAGTGTATGACCCTTGCTTTTAAATCACCATCCGTCATAAGCATAAATGGCTGATAGGGCGCAAATGCCAGCAAGGTATTCTCTTCAATATCACATTCGGAAAAGTTGGCTTTCAACTTTACACCTGCACTCTGCACCCAAATTAGCGAGTAGTAATTAAGCCGCTGAATATGATCAAAAGGATTATTTCCCTGTATAGTATACAGCTTAAAAGCCAAGTTTCCGGTTTGTGGATCTACAAGCGTGTGTTTGCTCTTTTGTATCATTCAATATTTAAATTTGTCGTTCGCTTTCTGAGATAGCCAAATCATTAATACTGGCATATCTTTTCTGCATAAGTCCCTGTGCATTAAACTCCCACAGTTCATTGCCATAAGCCCTGAACCACTGATTATCCTGGTTCTGATATTCATATTCAAAACGTACGGCTATTCTGTTTTCTCTAAAGCCCCACAACTCTTTCCTTAATTTATAATTTCTCTCCTTCTGCCACTTTCTGGTGAGAAAATTAATGATTTCTTGCCTACCGTTAATAAACTCAGTTCTATTTCTCCACTCAGAATCTAAGGTGTAGGCCAGCGCCACTCGTTGTGGATCTCTGCTGTTCCAGGCATCTTCGGCCAGCTGCACTTTTTCCAATGCAGTTTCCATGGTAAACGGAGGTAAAGGTTTTTTGATTTTCATATCCTTTTCATTTAAGAAGGGCAAGCGCCAGAACTGCACTTGCCCCACATAGTTTTAAACTGCTGCTACTTCGGCTAACTCTACTTTAGGAAAATCTACCTCAACTAATGCTACATTATTAAAGTAGTTGGTAAGTATATTTAAGCTGGTAAGGGCTATAATTTCAGCCACTTGCGCTTCGCTGTAGCCGGCGTCTTTCACCTCCTGAACATCTTGGTCGCTCACATGGCCTCTGGCTTGTACCACTTTTTTGGCAAAGGTTAAGGCTGCCTCCTCTTTGGCATTAGCAGATCTACCTTCGCGGGCTGCTTTTATTTCAGCCGGCTGTATGCCTGCAAGCTTCTCTCCTATAAAGCTATGAGCAGCGTTACAGTAATCACAACCGTTTACATTGGCCACCGTAAGGGCAATCAGCTCGCTAAGTTTACCTCCTACTGATGACTTTGAAAGTGCGTCACTCAAGGCCAGGTAGCCTCCTAATACGGCTGGCGACACGCCCATTGTTCTCATTAGATTAGGAACCATCCCTAATTTTTTCTGTACACCATCAAATAGTTCTTTTGATTTTCCTGTGGTAGTTTCCGGGTTTAATGCTTCAATTCTTTGCATGATCTTAAATTTTGTAGTGTTAGTAATTATTGACGATACAAAGGTTGGAAGAACGGCAGGCTTATAGAATGGACTATCTCCGCTTCATGATGGACAATTTTCCCACTAATAAATTGAATATCTATAACAGACCTTGGAACAGAATGTAACTGCAAAATAATAATGCCGCCGCCTGAATTTTATATAAATATTTAAATTTTTTTTATTAAAATATCATCAAAATGAGACTAGTTTTCAGTGTCCTACTGCTATTTTCAGCCATCACCATGGTGTCGGCTCAGAAGAAGCTATTCATCACCCCTAGTTTAGGCATGCAGCTTCTGACAGATTATGCCTTAGAGTTACCAGATGACGACAACTTTCGATACAATGGCTTCAGGCTTTATCCTGATTTTGGCGTGCATGTTCAATATGAATTAAATGAGCGCTGGGCTGTTTTTGGCGGCTGGAATAATGGAGGAATTGGCTACAGTTTTACTCTGCTTAATGAAAACAAACAGCTTTTGCTTAGATACTCAAATACATTTCCGGCTCAGAGGTTCCCTCTTGGTGTACAAAGGCACCTGGGCACTGTGAAATTATTCAAATCAAAAAGGCGATTGAATATTTCTAAAAACCTAAAAGTGACCACCACAGAGGTGACAGATGACATGCTGTACCTGCTACTTTTTAGAACTCGAATTATATTCGGTGGTACCCTCGACTATATGGTGCCCACCACCGGTGATAATGTAAAAGAATCTTATGCCAATCGTGACATAGAATTTCGTGCTGCCAACACCATTGAACAGCGATGGGGACCTTCCTTATTTCTGGGCCTCAACCTGCAGTTCTTCAACTACAATAAGGACAATTTCCAATTGATTTTTTTTTATTCTCAAGGCGTAAAACGCAAAACAAAACTAGACCTGGAGTATGACCGACTGAATGATCGCTCCACTTATCAATCATCAGTAGGCACCAGAGGCTCATATGTGGGCATACAGCTGGCCTATCCTATAAAGGTTAAGGAGTTTAAGTCTAAATCATTTTATTGAATTAGGAGTTGAAGGTATAACCTGTGAGTGCTCATCCGTACAAGCCAATATTTACAAACTTATTATTGAAACTGCTTAGGCTTTTGTCTTTTACTGGCGCTGAGCGCTATTTCCAGTACTCTTTTTCTTCGCGTTTCCGGTCGTTTAGCTGACATCACCCAGTGCAATAAAATCTTTTTAGAGGACTTGCTTAAACTGTTAAAAAACTCCGTGGCCTCATGATAATTTTCTAATGCCTCTTTTAAATCTTCCGGAACCACAAGAGCCTCCACATCATCCAAAATCAACCAAGAACCGTTTTGTTTAGCCACTTGAATACTATTGAAACCTGATTCCCTCATTCTGCCGTTGGCAATGAGTTTCTCCACTTTTTCTTTATTCACTTTAGACCAAATGCTATTCGGTTTTCTCTTGGAGAAATACTGCATATATCTTTTTTCATCCACAGCTTTTTTGGTACTATCTATCCACCCGAAACAAATAGCCTCATCCACTGCCTCGCTCCAACTAATGGAAGGTACTTTGGTAGATGTTTTGAAATAAACCAGCCAAACAGACTGCTTTGACTGGTGATTTTTCTCCAGCCATTTGCGCCAGTCTGTTCGGCTTTTAGGACAAAATGTCTCTATATCTTTAGTCATTATATTTTTTTAACCAGTCCAGAATAACCTGGTTAGTTTCTTCTGGTTTTTCTTGCTGAATCCAATGCCCGCAATCTAAACTCACATCTTCTACATTGGGAACAAATGCCGATAAACCTTCGAATTTTGGTATTACGTCATATTTACCATAAACCATCAAGGCAGGCTTTTGGATAATAGGGTCTACATCGGCCAATTGGTGCCAGTTTCGATCAAGGTTCCTATACCAGTTTATACTCCCGGTAAAACCTGTTGATTCAAAAGCAGCCACCAGGACATTAAGTTCACTTTCATTCATAACAGGCTCACCTAAAGGCTCTTGCGCTCTGGCTAGATTAATCATAGCCATGCCTGGTTCCGGCGTAATGTGCGGCACGTTCTTTCGAAATATATTGCTAAGAAACTGCTGTACGTTTTCATCCAGAATAGCATCTGCCACCCCTGGCTGACGGTTAAAATGGACAAAATAATAATCACCCCCTAAAACTTCCTCCATCCATTCTATCCATGGTTTATCACCACGTACCTGATAAGG
This genomic interval carries:
- a CDS encoding nuclear transport factor 2 family protein, with the protein product MTHVFSELSQGNDESLLDIMAEEMTWNWMGSGQWSKSFVGKAQVLGELWKNVRDTIKKPYKVEVHNIIADGDYVVVEMSGQNETVTENSYKNKYCWVCLLRDGKLYQINEYMDTELVTNAFKS
- a CDS encoding DUF1569 domain-containing protein gives rise to the protein MKTIFSATLRDELTHRISLLQASNKAQWGKMNVSQMARHCTIWNEWVLGTKPYEYKQEFLGKLFGKLALKSNTKDDKPIGKKMPAGRAFVVKEATSDLISYQSIWQGQVKAYKDFSNDSFIHDFFGKMTNEQIGIFAYKHNDHHLRQFGG
- a CDS encoding VOC family protein, whose translation is MINKMTITNIHVIDQDSAFDFYVNKLGFKVVDDIPMGPDTRWLTVSPPEQPDLQLVLFPVKVSKMFPKEVAEQLISLIKRGVFGCGVLTCNDVYATYEELKAKGVEFIKSPTKEFYGTEALFKDDSGNYFSLQPINNFGVENDI
- a CDS encoding helix-turn-helix transcriptional regulator, whose product is MNEYPKVYLYQRIVQAKLFIDRRFADKIDLDNISDEAYFSKYHFIRLFKSAYGKTPHQYLKYVRIEKAKELLRKGCSVSDTCHLVGFDSLSSFSGLFSRTVGMTPSAYFNSQKQMREMIAKKPLAFVPSCYAYQHGWLENSNFEEKKM
- a CDS encoding helix-turn-helix domain-containing protein — translated: MIQKSKHTLVDPQTGNLAFKLYTIQGNNPFDHIQRLNYYSLIWVQSAGVKLKANFSECDIEENTLLAFAPYQPFMLMTDGDLKARVIHFHPDFFCIHKHHKEVACHGVLFNNIYDPPALPLDQATVSIFNMQMDQMENELQSLDLAHYELMISYLKIFLITASRLKAKSQPEIINESSESDEPFVLQNLKDCIEEHYKSKHSASEYADLLAISTKALAKLTRRHFNKTLTDLISERIIIEAKRELYLTSKTVKEIAYELGYNDEYYFSRFFKKNAEVSPQVYRETVGFAKMMVG
- a CDS encoding nuclear transport factor 2 family protein; amino-acid sequence: MKIKKPLPPFTMETALEKVQLAEDAWNSRDPQRVALAYTLDSEWRNRTEFINGRQEIINFLTRKWQKERNYKLRKELWGFRENRIAVRFEYEYQNQDNQWFRAYGNELWEFNAQGLMQKRYASINDLAISESERQI
- a CDS encoding carboxymuconolactone decarboxylase family protein — its product is MQRIEALNPETTTGKSKELFDGVQKKLGMVPNLMRTMGVSPAVLGGYLALSDALSKSSVGGKLSELIALTVANVNGCDYCNAAHSFIGEKLAGIQPAEIKAAREGRSANAKEEAALTFAKKVVQARGHVSDQDVQEVKDAGYSEAQVAEIIALTSLNILTNYFNNVALVEVDFPKVELAEVAAV
- a CDS encoding YdeI/OmpD-associated family protein, with product MTKDIETFCPKSRTDWRKWLEKNHQSKQSVWLVYFKTSTKVPSISWSEAVDEAICFGWIDSTKKAVDEKRYMQYFSKRKPNSIWSKVNKEKVEKLIANGRMRESGFNSIQVAKQNGSWLILDDVEALVVPEDLKEALENYHEATEFFNSLSKSSKKILLHWVMSAKRPETRRKRVLEIALSASKRQKPKQFQ
- a CDS encoding alpha/beta fold hydrolase — translated: MNSISVDTGFPQATMISVNDVELEVFEAGQQNAGNPIVLCHGWPEHAFSWRYQVPALVDAGYHVIVPNQRGYGNSSQPEEVTAYDIKHLTGDLVALLDHYGYKDATFVGHDWGAMVTWGLALLHPNRVKRIIALAVPYQVRGDKPWIEWMEEVLGGDYYFVHFNRQPGVADAILDENVQQFLSNIFRKNVPHITPEPGMAMINLARAQEPLGEPVMNESELNVLVAAFESTGFTGSINWYRNLDRNWHQLADVDPIIQKPALMVYGKYDVIPKFEGLSAFVPNVEDVSLDCGHWIQQEKPEETNQVILDWLKKYND